GAGTAATCCAAGTTAAATCACTATGACTTAACCCTCTAGTCTTTGTGTTAATATTCGCTTATCTCTAATCTAcacctccaccatctcctcTGTGTTCTCTTCTTCTTGTGGCATTTATAGCAGGATGCAGTGCTTCTTGGGTTTAGTATCTGGAGGCTCCAGAACAGCAAGAACAGCCTCATCAAACACGTACTTCAATCCttcctgagagagagagacaaaaaaagaaaaacaacaacaaaacagacaCATGAGAAAGGTTTTCCTACTGTAAACAACCATTTATGTCATTGTGCCACACATTTCTGCATGACACAACTTGACAGTGACTGGGAGTTTTTATGTTAAACCTTTGTCCTCACATGGTCCATGCTTATTATAACTGACTGCTGCATCGGTGAGAACATTTTACTTGTCAAGTAAAATGTAAGATATGAATACTCACTGTAAGATGCTGTGTTAAATCAACCTCACACTAGTTTGTATAAATAGGTATCTACATGTGAATATTTAGAATGTGGTGACAAGAGAACTGGAATTTTTCTGGATCTAGTTGAACTGATTAATCGTTGTATTTGCCACACAAACAGTATAAAAGAAGGACGTAGTAAAGTGCATACAGTGCCTAaattttgcattgtttcagtgGCCAGCAGAAGGAGAGGCTCCTCTGGGTGCCAAAATTATTTCCATGTGTTCAGAAAACAGCCTACTTTGACCTTTGTAAATACTTTCCTGGTGCCTCTACTGGGTGTAAACCCTAAACCAGATCACATCACAATTAACTCTAAAACACTAATGTTGAGTGATTTTCACCCATGTGAacatctgtgaaggttctcagtaaTCCAGGtaatcgtagtctaaggagcttggaagaAAAAGCATCTAGACTTCTTTAACTTGCTTGAAAAAGTTTCACccctcatccgagaagcttcttcagttatagggtcaaatggtggagagtcccagattaaAGCTCTGTGGGAGTATCCCTCCAAGAAGGCCTTCAAGCAACTCCaggaagtccagatgctttttcTTGGAAGCTCCTTAGAGCACCCACGTGAACATTTTACAAAACCTGCTTGTTAGTGTTCTAGGGTTCAAGAGATCGATCAAGCTGATCTTGGTGGGAATATACATCAATATACACATCTGTTGGCTTCAGTTGGTAGTTTAAAGCCAGTATGAAGCATCAGGAATGAGAATTTTCACCTTTaagtctgaggccatggttgTCAATTGGTAAAGGGTAGCCTGCCCGTGCCCAGAGTGAATGGAGAAGTTTAAATATCTTAGGGTCATGAGTGAGGGAAGGAGGATGGATTAGTGTGACACTGGCAGTGATGTGGACACTGTACCAATCTGTTGTGACGAACAGAGCTGAGCATGAAAGTAATGCCTTCAATATACTGGTCAATCTACACCAACaacctcacctatggtcatgagctTCATTTAGTGACTCAGAGTAAAGCTGCAGATGTAAGTGGCTGAAATGTGCTTCCTGTGGGCTCactgttacagttttttctgattgcttaagcacattttttgtaactattggctatttttgcaaaactctacacacaaataagaaaacctgtcacccaattatcaaaacattgtagttctcttgcaaaagcgaacacagctagattaactcttcacaccttcgtaaaaatggtgttttcgtatcaaacagtacacacaagccatcatctactaagcacacaatgcgccaactgcacactgatggtatgaatacaaaacacatctggcttttgcatTCTCCGTGTACAGATGTCAATTTGAGGTCACACTTTTGTCATAGTGTCATGTAAGCATAcaaggatccaaacttcaagtactggtgtttattcacacaaatcaaaacaaacacaagtgtttatttccaagtataggattatttgcaatcgccatattgactatatgggtttcttggtctgcagtgaacatgCTTCCTCTGCCCCCACCATCTGGtcgtctagcaattctgtaaagtaacaatttcagtatttgtACATCTAtggtatttttgtgtttctcattagcatggcagtgctacagatcttagtgcaaagtgactgtactaaccgatTCTCATTTTGAAATGTCCTTATGATACTTGCTACAGTGTAACGGCTTGAGTTAGGCTGAACcctttggccagcttccctcagggtcactccatggttgattacatggtccactattgtagctctgatgtcatgagcaattctatttcttactcttcttacccttcatctcccccctcctcgtcctcctctcccccctccccgtcctcctcttgctcctccttgtccttgtcgtcctcttcatcctacttcttcacctccacgtcctcttcctccttccgcctcctctacttctcactcttcctgctccctccactgtactccacacacacagcttacctgtattatagtgcttaggctgattgcaaagtgaactaattatctgaaaaagttttcacatgtgacagtgtgccagacagttggcaaaatagtgtaaataatggccataaatgtgtatagttttgctaggagtgcgttgatcatttggaaattgagtgtaaagcagtgagttgtgtttacagttctgcaaaaagagtgctgtgcagtggattgtagctacaggtttgcaaagtgtgtgttacaaaatggcaaactgagtgcaaagcagtgtttgtgcttttagttttgcaaactcagtgaatggttttgctataagtattaatagttttagaaattgtgctataagaattacagttagggtttaagcattcagataaaactgtaaaaaaagaaCTCAGTCATTCAACACAGACTCAGCATCCTGGGTGTCACGTGTCTCAGTCTGGTtaatcttttcctctttcttcttctgtgtgtgtgtggatgtgattATCTACTAACCAGTCTCTGCAAACCTAGGCGAGGCACACCTTTCCCATCAGTAATGAATACAATAATTAACCCTGGGTTCCACTACTACTTGTTAACCCACCCTGATCCACTCCTCCTCTGCTGGCTGAATTAGCATACAGCCATGGATCTCTTTTCCATCACAGAGGAATAACCATTTTATGTACCTAATAAAGACGTTCATATTTCTCCTAACTTTGCAAGCAAAAACTTACAGATACCAATGCTTGTTTCTCAGCAGAAAATCACACCAGCAGACTTCTTCTCCCTCGTACCTGTGTCTCAGCTGAACATTCAATGTATTTGACTGCCTTCAGGTTACGAGCCAGTTTCTCTCCACTCTTGAAGGTCACagcttgttgttttttgttggccAGCTTCTCCAGGGTGTCGCTGTCATCTCTTAAATGCACCTGAGTCCCGACCAACAGGAAGGGCGTCCCTGGGCAGTGGAGTGAAATCTCTGGCACCCACTGTGGAAAaatcaaggtcaaggtcagcTTTGATGGATTTTTACTGGAACAACAATTGACCTGTAgctctgtgtgtgcatatatatcTAAAGttagaaaccaaacaaaattaCCTTTAAGTTTGTCAAGACCAAATCtggatttacagttttttctgatggcttgagCACATTTTTGTAACTAtcggctatttttgcaaaactctacacacaaataagaaaactcttcacccaatcagcaaaacattgtagttttcttgtaaaagcgaataacctttgcttaactcaccacacctttgtaaaaatggtatttttgtatcagacagtaaacacaagccatcaaattaataagcacacaatgcaccaactacacactgatggtatgaatgaaaaacacatctggcttttgctttctctgtgcacaaggtaggctatgtcagtttgagctcatacttttgtcatagatccgtaagcatagagggatccaaacttcaagtactggtgtttattaacacacatcaaaacaaacacaagtgtttatttccaagtcaaaacgaaatagtaatttcactgaggaaaaaaaagaaatcagtctaCATTGTGTCATCTCTGTGGATCTGGCCACAAATTTTCGTCTACATCACATGAAATGTCCTCTagtccagcggtccccaaccttttttgtgccacggaccggtttatgccagacaatattttcacgaaCCGGcttttaaggtgtcgcggataaacacAACAAGATAAAACTAGTaccagtaccaaaaaaaaagaagatttattcataacacacgtgaaaagacccaggaaaagtgagttaacgataaaaacgataacaaaataacgctgaaaaccgataaaaaccctgaaaaccatacatttcacacctgagcctcaactctcgcggcccggtaccaaacgactcacgggccggtaccggtccgaggcccgggggttggggagcGCTGCTCTAGTCCAAGGCATAGGGGAAAATATCTTCTGGAATTTTACATCTATGgtactgttgtgtttctcattagcatggcagtgctacagatcttagtgcaaagtgactgtactaaccgactctcatttcaaaatgtccttatgatacttgctacagtgtagcggctcaaGTTAGGTTGGACcctttggccagcttccctcagggtcactccatggttgattacatggtccactactgtagctctgatgtcatgagcaattctattttttactcttcttacccttcctctcccccctcctcgtcctcctctcctccctcctcgtcctcctcttgctcctccttgtccttgttgTCCTCTTTgtcctacttcttcacctccacgtcctcttcctcggcctcctcttCTCAcccttcctgctccctccactgtactccacacacacagcttacctgtattatagtgcttaggctgattgcaaagtgaactaattatctgaaaaagttttcacatgtgacagtgtgccagacagttggcaaaatagtgtaaataatggccataaatgtgtatagttttgctaggagtgcgttgatcatttggaaattgagtgtaaagcagtgagttgtgtttacagttctgcaaaaagagtgctgtgcagtggattgtagctacaggtttgcaaagtgtgtgttacaaaatggcaaactgagtgcaaagcagtgtttgtgcttttagttttgcaaactcagtgagtggttttgctataagtattaatagttttagaaattgtgctataagaatcacagttagggtttaagcattcagaaaaaactgtaaaagcaaGCTGAGTGTATTTTTGGATGAGTCTTTAAACTGAGGAGAAGAATATATGTGATTGTTCTCCAAGTAATTCTGTCAGACAAATGCCCTTTGGTTcatacctttttttaaaaagtgttaaaTAACTTAATCTGATATTGGATTGCTTAAATACTTTAGCAAATAATGTCCCTCTTTGAGCATGAAAACATAACATTCATTAGACATTTATTTCTCCCTAAACTCTGTTTTGAATTAGAGACACTCAAGTCATTTATTTTAGAAACATAATCATTAGATGTCCCAGTGGTTAAAGACtaataattaaacaaaacaatcaaGATAAAACCAGGATCAATGAAACAAACTAAAGAGAcaccaacataaaaaaaaaaacctcacattTAAAGCCGAGGTAAAAAAGTGAGTTTTAAGATGAGATTTAAAAGACTATGTAGATTCTGCAGTATGAATATTAAGTTGCAGTTTATTCCAGAGTCTTAAAACTGTGACTGCAAACTCCCGATCCAAATTGAGACCTCGGCTGCATTACGAGCATCTGGTTAGAAGACCTTTTGGGGTTAAATAAGTTGAGGAGCTTGGTTAAATAGGTAGGTACCCTaccatttaaaactttaaaagtaaataaaatcttaaaactagtaaaaaaaaaaaatggacaggAAGCCTGTGAAAACCTGCTGCGGAGAGATGCGATCATGCAGcggcattttggattaactgtgAGCGATGAAGAAAAGAGTGTTTCAGACCTTAAAACAGAGGATTACAGTGGTCCAAACTAGGCATGAACACATTTTTCAAGGTCTTTTGAAAGAAGATGTGATTTTGCTTTTCTCCTCCTCAGTTTCATTGGTGATTTCAGTGGTATGGCATTACAGCGTTTAAGCAAATAGGAAGATGTGTATAAATATTGTCATTTTATAGATAATTCATTCTTTATAGATCTgtagaaaaatatataatttgatATTTAGTTAAAATTTTAGTACTAGTTAATGTTAACATGTTGATGTATGCTCTGataagcaattttttttttttttttttacaaattaatGTTTTTACCAGGCACACTGAGGTTTCCTTTAACTGACAGTCTTTGAGAGTTTGTTGGATTTAAAGGGCAGCCAATGAAGAGAATCAtccaattaaattaaaagtcAGTATTTTGAATCTCCGTCAAAgtagaaacaaaacacagataCCGGCTAAACAAACCTTCTCTGCGACATTCTGGAAAGATGACGGTGATAcgacagagaaacaaacaaggAAGACGTCAGTCTGAGGGTAGCTGAGGGGTCGCAGTCTGTCATAATCTTCCTGACCTGCAGGGGAAACTGTTATGATTAGGTTGTGTGCAGGCAggactgaactcaaaatacagctttattgctgacgGAAGTTAAGGCGCtacaaaataatatgaaactaaactgggaagtCATAAAAGAACTAACTCACAAGGAAAaacacagaggggcacacagtCATGAGAGAGAACacgacacagaactgagggagacgcggacataaatacacactgggcgtttatcaatatgcgtacttgtgcgtacttgcgttctcgtgtactcgtgatacgtcatcagttggagaccaagtactgttccaattcgaagtacgcatcacgcagagaacgcgaaaaagtcccggatgtgttctcgatccgcccattttatcgagtatgcatcggtgtagacttgggacagctatatatcccagaatgcatttcgtccaaaactcaacagcggactcccggcacatcgcccccccccccccccccccctcgcggtcttctcactactcaggttaaagaaaccccagcagctgtttactgagtgtccactagaatagaaataaaagcgttctaacatctcacctgcttgtttttattaaggtatgtacacgtatgtacatgtacactattttttattaatagaggtttcactactgaggttaaaaatgatatataagtcacgtagatcacttctaaatgttaatgtttggttcatttcagtgttttatttgttcctgagtaaaccggtttggctgtgattaaagttaagcttcataacatgttactcacagttacattaagaggggacggcagtaaaaactccggacctgtgacatcatcacgtacgctggtgttccgactgtacaaatcacgagtccgtgctcgcgtacttgagaattgagaaacggcccacgagtccgtgctcgcgttctcggcgggtacgtactcccgtgcgttctcagcgagtacgtactcaccgagcacgtactcgcgtacttgggcattgataaacggccagaGGGTTAgtgagggaagtgggagcacacggggaacacagctgacacagataatcGTAACGAGACAGGACAGGAGTGAacacactgacgggagactgtcaaagtaaaacaggaagtgcacagaggtgcagacagtaggagagagagcgagcataacgggctggggaaaacatTGAATGAACCACAAGGAAGGGAGACaagggctcacagatacacagaggggcacacagggggtaaaaGTCAAAAGGGGAAATCAAATAAGGAACAACTTAACAGAGCAACCCAGGAACCATGGCCTAAAtacagaacaaaatacaaaaatacatgtaaactaagaatgctgggccaacatggcccaggatcatgacagaaaCTCAACACAAGTGTCTGAACAACGGTGTTAACCCCCTCCAAAAAATGCCTTTCCAAGTGGAAATGACCAGAGCTGAAAAACGATGCCCATGTtgaagagaaaattaaaaacaagtgGCTCCCACATTAAAATATacaaatttacataaaaaataaaataaaaaatacacccTGGAAAGTGAGTTTCCTCCTCATAACAACTGTACAATGGGACTTTTCTTTCACCATCTGGATACTGGGAAGGATTCAAATTGGGGCAATGGCTGCTTTGACTGACAAGGGTGTTCCTCCCCACTGTCTGTCATCAAAGGTTTGACTGATTCAGGATTTGTCCTCACCAATTACTTTATTAAAAATGCTAATGAGAATAGGGCTCTGTGGAAATCAAATCAACAAAATTTTGATTTCATGGGTTAAACACTGAGACAATATTGTCTAAGTTTAAAAGtttgattaggtagaggatcaataggagGTCCATGGCCCTCTTGGGGACATTCCCATatggcttaaaatctgggaatCCACTAATTGCCCTTAGacttgaagaagcttcttggatgagaggtgaaacatcttaaAGAAACCTAacgaagtccagacgcttttctttatgagctccttagactacgatgtcctggatgactgagaagcTTCACAGACATTATACAATagaatttttttgtatttaaactgAGCTTAGGTGTAATTTTTTACCTGAAAAGTCATAGAGTCCCAGATTGTACAGCTCTCCACCAATACTCACTGTCACAACACAATTGGAAAAAAACTGGAGAACACGGGGAACAAAAGTTAAACAAGACATACACAAAGAGTTTGTACTGTCTGTCTTTAGAATTCTGCAAGTATCACAACCTGTGTGACACAAAAGAGTGGTTCACAGCAAATCTGTCTGGTGTATGTCTGCAGGCTTTCATGCCATGAGATTCCTgcagagaattttttttttattatttattttatggtatTTAAACCTACTCACTGAGGGCGTGTATTGTTTGATGTCTGTGCCTGTAAAGGTCATGAGCAATTCCCGCTTTCCTGAATGAAGATCACCCACCACCATGAGCTTTATACTCAGCATCTGAGAGGtaggaaaaatatttttttttaaaaaggagaaaattgGGAACAAAATAAACCGTAAAGACAAGGAACTGATTTTTGtaacatcatcatcaccattatttataaagcactttaaaacaaccacagctgacacaaagtaCTGTACATAGGAACTATATAATATAATTAcataagatataaataaaagccaaataaaagaaagtaaaataattaattaaatcacTAATTTGATTATAAGAGAAAGTCTCACTGAGGTTAAAAGACAAAGAATAAAAGTGGATTTtaagacgtgatttaaaagtggacagtgaaggGACCTCTCTAACGTGCAAGGGTAAATTATTCCATAATTTAGGAGCAACAATAGAAAAGGCCCCGCCCCCTCTGAGCTTCCTCCTGGATCTCAGTACCTCCAggagcagctggtcagctgacctgagagaccgaCAGGGCGTGTGAGCATGAAAAAGCTCCAAGAGGTAAGGTGTGGCAAGATTGTAAAAGCATTTTACAGCCCACCACtgcccctgccggtggcagatgCCCTCAGagatcggtgcattggtggttctttgtgtccaggGAAGGGCGTTCAGGTACCCactggctcactcctggtggctgcttgttggggcctggagcctggggctctcTTGGGCcccttcgggggtggggtgccctcggcctctggGCCTGGGCCTCAgtccactctggcacagctggctgccggtgGAGCACACGGGCAcatcactgcaaccccctctggcttctgctccgtggctgctggtTGATCCCTcttctggggctctcctcagctctttccggGAGAGTGGCATGGTTGCCCCTCCATtagtcttccttggtctcttgtgctctgGGGGTCTCtagatgtctggagcctggatctcctccatacctgcttcatgccgtggaggacggggcagtggccccccacaccctctagcagatcattacatgaaggaaccttttaaaaacaagcgcgctcatgttcacaggtgtacacacgggtgctcacagacacaaactacaccctttttggctgctacctcaaagcgcactgtgctgcacaataatattcaatatttagtattaaccagtgttggggagtaacggaatacatgtaccgccgttacgtatttaaaatacaaaatatgagtaactgtattccgttacagttaccgtttaaaaagaataattagaatacagttactttgttgaaataaatggattacacagcgGTATGTTTCATATTGTGGCGGGttaggactgtttgggttttgtttgacagctacattctgttgttccaggcggcagcgttacagTTGCCAtagttacagggtgacgcgctctctctgcgactgtgtgtttcctgggtgagagagcgcctttttgttgttgttgtgcaaagctaataggcagaatgctacaggcataactctaaagaatgtagcatcatgggcagtgtagtccatgttgcagggagaatggactgccatacgaGTTGTCATCGAGCAAAAgtgggagctggaagcatgtaaatataataataaccactgcagccaaaaaagagtgcctgacaagcccagttgtaagtaagctattaagacgcGACTGTACGctgtgcttttgttttcctccgaaacaataagttccattGGAGTAGCCTTTCAACGGCATTCTCTGTCtctcgcaagcaaagttgacccacacaacaaagtaaagctatttttcggctatGAGCCCTacacggaacccgacgtattagccagaggtctctttactacggttcagagccgcggaccttcagtaccagtaataaatcacacaacaatagtacattcacgtagttacaaaaagcatgataatacaataagtaatccaaagtattcagaatacgttactctcattgagtaacgtaacgaaatacgttacaaaatacattttggggcatgtattctgtaatggaatacattttaaaagtaacctacCCGACACTGGTATTAACTGTTATATACACATAGATTATtgcgatgatgttgtttattatattgctctctttttttgcttgttttctcttttgtctttctcaacaggtgatccgggtgattgatatatgtattttttgtctgtttgttttgtttgtttttgttttttgccctttgtcACCGTTTCTCTTCCCCGTTTTTCTTTCCCTACCTCTCTttatttctcccttttctttcccccagtcatgtctgtcccttgtgtagcaagtgaaaataaaataaaataaacaataaaaacaaaggtcaattaaatggaccaatatggcaaggctgggatggtccatttcaCAGATCAAGAGAGGTTTTATGGAGATGCCTTCCTCCGCTTTAGTGCCAAATAAATTTGGcagtcatcagcataacaatgaaaagagaTCCCATGCCTTCTAACGATGGAATCCATAAGATACAGTAAAAACAGCAGTGACCCTAAAATTGAACCTTGTGGGATGCCGCATgatggagaagaagaagaagattcgGAACCGAGAAGGCTGACAGAAAAaattatttctgccaaataaGACCTAAATTAATTAAGTGAAGTGCCACCAATACCCACTACATCATTTAATTGAGAAATTAGAATATTGTGGTCTACGGTGTCTGAGGCCGCAGTTAGGTTAAGCAAGACCAGAACAACATGGTTACCAGAATTACATGCCAGAAGGATGTCATTAAAACCCTTTATAATGCGATTCTGTGCTATGAAAGGTTTTAAAACCCGACTGAAAAACCTCAAGGATGCCATTATAGTCTAGGAAATATTTCAGttgattaaaaacaattttctctAAAACCTTGGAAAGTAAAGCCAGCTTGGAAATAGGCCTATAGTTGGCTAAAACTGTGTGATTATGGCAGGGTTTCTTAAGCAGTGGCTGCAGTACTGCATTATTGAAATTTGCAGGAACCACACAAGAAGACAGACTGCT
This genomic window from Oreochromis niloticus isolate F11D_XX unplaced genomic scaffold, O_niloticus_UMD_NMBU tig00002388_pilon, whole genome shotgun sequence contains:
- the LOC109196582 gene encoding cell division control protein 42 homolog, which gives rise to MPLSRKELRRAPEEGSTSSHGAEARGGCSDVPVCSTGSQLCQSGLRPRPRGRGHPTPEGAQESPRLQMLSIKLMVVGDLHSGKRELLMTFTGTDIKQYTPSFFSNCVVTVSIGGELYNLGLYDFSGQEDYDRLRPLSYPQTDVFLVCFSVVSPSSFQNVAEKWVPEISLHCPGTPFLLVGTQVHLRDDSDTLEKLANKKQQAVTFKSGEKLARNLKAVKYIECSAETQEGLKYVFDEAVLAVLEPPDTKPKKHCILL